A genomic segment from Luteolibacter ambystomatis encodes:
- a CDS encoding DUF979 domain-containing protein translates to MTLVSLQTLYVIAGILLTCIAINTVKNRAHLRRVGTALFWGALAAIYLFGGHLPPLAIGWIMLGLVALAATRQITAPKETPVPAEQRASEALRLGNRIFIPALVIPATAVVSTLVLSKIPLGGVRLFDPKQPTLAALGLGSLLALIVALRMTRAKPRESLHEGGRLLHAIGWAMLLPQLLAALGGIFTKAGVGEVIARLVTDTFPTGNPFVAVVVYCVGMALFTICLGNAFAAFPVITLGVGLPIIVQQHHGNPAIMAAIGMLSGYCGTLLTPMAANFNLVPAMLLELRDPHAVIKAQAPIGLTLLAVNILILDFCVYRF, encoded by the coding sequence ATGACCCTCGTCTCGCTGCAAACCCTCTATGTCATCGCCGGCATCCTGCTGACCTGCATCGCCATCAACACCGTGAAAAATCGCGCGCATCTCCGGCGCGTGGGAACCGCGTTGTTCTGGGGTGCGCTTGCGGCCATCTATCTCTTCGGCGGCCATCTCCCGCCCCTCGCGATCGGTTGGATCATGCTCGGTCTCGTCGCCCTCGCCGCCACCAGACAAATCACAGCTCCCAAGGAAACTCCGGTACCCGCGGAACAACGCGCCAGTGAAGCCCTCCGCCTCGGCAACCGCATCTTCATCCCGGCATTGGTCATCCCAGCCACCGCCGTCGTCAGCACGCTGGTTCTTTCCAAGATCCCGCTGGGCGGCGTGCGTCTCTTCGATCCCAAGCAACCCACGCTCGCGGCGCTCGGTCTGGGTTCCCTGCTCGCACTCATCGTCGCCCTGCGCATGACCCGCGCGAAGCCCCGCGAGTCGCTGCATGAGGGTGGGCGTTTGCTTCACGCCATCGGCTGGGCGATGCTGCTGCCGCAACTGCTCGCCGCGCTCGGCGGCATCTTCACCAAGGCGGGCGTGGGCGAGGTGATCGCCCGGCTCGTGACGGACACCTTCCCCACCGGCAACCCGTTTGTCGCGGTCGTGGTCTATTGCGTGGGCATGGCCTTGTTCACGATCTGCCTCGGCAATGCCTTCGCCGCCTTTCCCGTGATCACGCTCGGTGTCGGCCTGCCGATCATCGTGCAGCAGCATCATGGCAATCCGGCGATCATGGCCGCCATCGGCATGCTCAGTGGATACTGTGGCACACTGCTCACCCCGATGGCCGCGAATTTCAATCTCGTCCCGGCGATGCTGCTGGAACTCCGCGATCCCCACGCCGTGATCAAGGCGCAGGCCCCCATCGGACTCACGCTCCTCGCCGTAAATATTCTCATCCTCGATTTCTGCGTATATCGTTTCTGA
- a CDS encoding DUF969 domain-containing protein — protein sequence MMWLKLIGIPVVAIGFALRLNTLLVVMAAGIATGLAAGMTFNEVLELFGRLFIENRYMTLPVILIAPVIGLLERHGLRERAETLIRRARGATAGRVIFLYSLVRQISIALGVNIGGHAGAVRPIIAPMAEGAAHAQHGPLPDETRDTIRAHAAAAENIGNFFGEDVFIAVGAVLLMKGVFDAQHIEVGVWPLALWGIPTAIAASFIMAWRTRVLDRRIRRETNATQGKEEA from the coding sequence ATGATGTGGCTCAAGCTCATCGGCATCCCCGTGGTGGCCATTGGCTTCGCCCTGCGGCTGAACACGCTGCTGGTGGTGATGGCCGCGGGCATCGCCACCGGACTGGCAGCCGGCATGACATTCAACGAAGTGCTCGAACTCTTCGGCAGGCTTTTCATCGAGAACCGCTACATGACCCTGCCGGTGATCCTGATCGCGCCGGTCATCGGCCTGCTCGAGCGCCATGGCCTGCGCGAACGTGCGGAGACCTTGATCCGCCGCGCCCGTGGAGCCACCGCCGGGCGAGTGATCTTCCTCTACAGTCTGGTTCGCCAGATCAGCATCGCCCTCGGGGTGAACATCGGTGGCCATGCGGGAGCCGTGCGCCCGATCATCGCACCCATGGCGGAAGGCGCGGCTCACGCGCAACACGGACCTCTCCCGGATGAAACCCGCGATACCATCCGCGCCCACGCCGCGGCGGCGGAAAACATCGGCAACTTTTTCGGGGAGGATGTCTTCATCGCCGTTGGTGCGGTGCTGCTCATGAAGGGCGTCTTCGATGCCCAGCACATCGAGGTCGGCGTGTGGCCGCTGGCACTATGGGGCATTCCCACTGCCATCGCCGCATCCTTCATCATGGCGTGGCGCACCCGTGTGCTCGACCGCCGCATCCGGCGGGAAACCAACGCCACTCAAGGGAAGGAGGAGGCATGA
- a CDS encoding 5-oxoprolinase subunit PxpA has product MHIDLNCDLGEGAPHDAELMPLVTSANIACGAHAGDEATMKRCIDLALAHGTAIGAHPGYEDRENFGRTELTLSSSDLRVLVLGQIRMLQNIAVQATTRLTHVKPHGALYNQAARDPMIASAIADAIYEADPTLVIYGLAGSELIRAGKARGLSTAREIFADRRYQPDGNLVPRSHPHALITDTAEACAQTLRLIRQGIADTVCLHGDGAHAVAFAHALRHALQEAGIPIKRFTP; this is encoded by the coding sequence ATGCACATCGATCTCAACTGCGATCTGGGCGAAGGCGCGCCCCACGATGCGGAGCTGATGCCACTGGTCACGTCCGCGAACATCGCGTGCGGAGCGCATGCGGGGGATGAAGCGACGATGAAGCGATGCATCGATCTCGCTCTCGCGCATGGAACCGCCATCGGCGCGCATCCCGGCTATGAGGATCGGGAAAACTTCGGCAGAACCGAACTCACGCTTTCTTCCAGCGATCTCCGCGTGCTCGTTCTCGGGCAAATCCGGATGCTTCAGAACATCGCGGTCCAAGCCACAACCAGACTCACTCACGTCAAACCCCACGGCGCCCTCTACAATCAGGCCGCCCGCGATCCGATGATCGCATCGGCCATTGCGGACGCCATTTATGAAGCCGATCCCACATTGGTAATCTACGGCCTCGCTGGCAGCGAATTGATCCGCGCCGGAAAAGCACGCGGACTCTCCACCGCACGCGAAATCTTCGCCGACCGCCGCTATCAGCCGGACGGTAATCTCGTTCCGCGTTCCCATCCCCACGCCCTGATTACGGACACTGCGGAAGCCTGCGCCCAAACGCTCCGCCTCATCCGCCAAGGCATCGCCGACACCGTCTGCCTGCATGGCGATGGAGCCCACGCCGTCGCGTTCGCCCACGCGCTGCGGCATGCGCTCCAGGAAGCGGGCATCCCCATCAAGCGCTTCACGCCATGA
- a CDS encoding biotin-dependent carboxyltransferase family protein translates to MIHVLRPGMLSTVQDLGRTGFQKFGVVAGGAADPFAVRVANHLTGNEPGAAVIEMALAGPRLHFDRETLVAWCGADFAVTLDGRPLSKNRPVLVRTESVIDFTGARRGAMAWLAASGGITVPEVMGSRSTDTGARIGGHEGRALAAGDELPTGEPSAWAQAMMTQLRTSGRDAAWSLVPESLGKPNGQGMLRVVRGPEWEWFAPAAQERFTSAIYGVSKDSNRMGVRLEGPPLDLEAPRDMISSAVQHGVVQVPSSGQPIVLGADRQTLGGYPRIGAVATADIGKLAQLRPGEPVRFREIPQAVAHALLIERERDLAIAIGHLSTPRL, encoded by the coding sequence ATGATTCACGTACTTCGCCCCGGCATGCTCTCCACCGTGCAGGATCTCGGCCGCACGGGATTCCAGAAATTCGGCGTGGTGGCCGGTGGTGCGGCGGACCCGTTCGCCGTCCGCGTGGCGAATCATCTCACCGGCAATGAACCCGGTGCCGCCGTGATCGAAATGGCGCTCGCCGGCCCGCGATTGCACTTCGACCGTGAAACGTTGGTCGCGTGGTGCGGAGCGGATTTCGCCGTCACCCTGGACGGTCGCCCTCTGTCCAAAAACCGCCCGGTGCTGGTGCGGACGGAAAGCGTGATCGATTTCACCGGCGCGCGGCGCGGAGCCATGGCCTGGCTCGCGGCATCCGGTGGCATCACGGTCCCGGAGGTGATGGGCAGCCGTTCCACCGATACCGGCGCGCGCATCGGCGGCCACGAAGGCCGCGCCCTCGCCGCCGGAGACGAGCTCCCCACCGGTGAACCTTCCGCATGGGCGCAGGCGATGATGACCCAGCTCCGCACCTCAGGCCGGGATGCCGCATGGAGCCTCGTTCCGGAATCCCTCGGCAAGCCCAATGGCCAGGGCATGCTTCGGGTGGTGCGCGGACCGGAGTGGGAATGGTTCGCGCCCGCCGCACAGGAGCGTTTCACCAGCGCCATCTACGGCGTCAGCAAGGACAGCAACCGCATGGGAGTCCGGCTGGAAGGTCCACCCCTCGATCTTGAAGCACCGCGCGACATGATCTCGTCCGCCGTCCAGCACGGCGTGGTCCAGGTGCCTTCATCCGGCCAGCCGATCGTGCTCGGTGCGGACCGCCAGACCCTCGGCGGCTATCCGCGGATCGGTGCCGTGGCCACCGCCGATATCGGCAAGCTGGCCCAGCTCCGCCCCGGCGAACCCGTCCGCTTCCGCGAAATCCCGCAGGCGGTGGCCCATGCCCTGCTGATCGAACGCGAGCGTGATCTCGCCATTGCCATCGGCCACCTATCCACGCCCCGGCTCTGA
- the pxpB gene encoding 5-oxoprolinase subunit PxpB, which translates to METRVIPLGDSALILELAETVGALPPHRVHEVVAWLQSPALPGVMEVVPAATTITLFYDPLALLKHGAPADDLTGWLGGEALERLAGLPKESSAPSSRVVEIPVCYGGEHGPDLEEVARRTGLSVIDVVTRHSAAEYLVLQLGFAPGFPYLHGLPDSLSLPRRAAPRLSVAAGSIAIANGQSCIYPQAIPGGWHVIGRTPLKLFRPDHEPPVLLQPGDRVKFRAIPAKEFEAREELP; encoded by the coding sequence ATGGAGACACGCGTCATTCCGCTGGGCGACAGCGCCCTGATCCTCGAGCTGGCGGAAACCGTCGGCGCGCTGCCGCCGCATCGTGTTCATGAAGTGGTGGCCTGGTTGCAATCCCCCGCCCTGCCCGGAGTCATGGAGGTGGTGCCGGCCGCCACCACGATCACGCTCTTCTACGATCCGCTGGCACTCTTGAAACACGGCGCTCCGGCGGATGACCTCACCGGCTGGCTTGGTGGAGAGGCGCTGGAACGTCTCGCCGGTCTGCCCAAGGAAAGCTCCGCTCCATCCTCCCGGGTGGTGGAGATCCCCGTGTGCTATGGTGGCGAGCATGGCCCGGACCTGGAGGAGGTCGCACGACGCACCGGACTCTCGGTGATCGATGTGGTCACCCGCCACAGCGCCGCGGAATATCTGGTGCTCCAGCTCGGCTTCGCACCCGGCTTTCCGTATCTGCATGGTCTGCCCGATTCGCTCTCGCTGCCACGGCGCGCCGCGCCGCGGCTCTCCGTCGCCGCCGGATCGATCGCCATCGCCAACGGCCAGTCGTGCATCTACCCGCAGGCCATTCCGGGCGGATGGCATGTGATCGGCCGCACGCCCTTGAAACTCTTCCGCCCGGACCATGAACCGCCGGTGCTGCTGCAACCCGGCGACCGCGTGAAGTTCCGCGCCATCCCGGCGAAGGAGTTCGAAGCACGGGAGGAACTACCATGA